The DNA region GCTTTTCACTTAGGTACTAAACATAAGCTAAAATTTGTAGCTTTTGAGTCTAAACATGCTTTTTACATTGAAATTCACTGTTAACTCAATTTTGCATAAAATCATTCAAAGATAAATCACTTTACATTCAACTTTTAACTAGAATCAATTTTACATAATCAATTCGTTgaaatttgattttttttcaatGCAGAACCAAACATACGCAGAATCAATTTTTTCCAAATCAATTTTCTTCACGGCAAAACCAAACACACTAGTGAGATTTTATTCATTCAAATTTTTACTCAACAAAATGCAACCACTCTGCAGAGAATATGAATATCAAACCCTAATTTCAATTTCAATGTTATTGTAGGTTCTTACCTTCAACTGTTTTACTGGAAATTTACCTGCAACTGAAGCGACCTGTAAGCAATCCTTCCTTTAGCAATTTTGAATTGCATTCACTGTATTGTTGTTCATGTCAATAGTAATATTTTATTTATGGATTACCCTCTAAAAATGCACTTGAATCTTATGAAAAACAAGTACATCAATTATTCATTTTAAAAAGCACCAAATACACGGCTTAAATATCACGGTCAGAGCACATACACTTATTATGCTTAAACGAAATCATAATATTAATGCATCAGTAAATATATAGGAATGGGATATGGTTAAGAACCATATAAAAATCTCAATCTTCCTTCTTATAGTCAAAAGCAGTGTAAGGAGTGAATGCCTCTTTAATCAAACTCTTCTTCCTCCAAGTATTCCAACCCAAATCTTCGCAAATTTCATCATTGTGGTTGATACCAAATGTTGTGATGCAGTTTCTTTTATAAAACCTTGTAGAATTTTTCATTGTCTCCATGTCCTTAATTGTCTGTGAAAGCATCTTATCAGCAGTTGGGAGCTTAAATTTGTTAGCTAGTAGTCCAGATAGCCACATGGAACGTATCTCGGAGGTGTATAGATTCGAAACACTCTCAACATAACCCACAAAGGCCATGTTTGGAATCAATGGATGAACTGTTCCCCTGTCACATATAAATCATAACTTGACTATTAATTCATTCTGAACTATGCTTAGAAAGCTGGAGAAGTTAAAAAAATGTCAATTAGTTGGAGAAATAATCTCTCTTAGAATTTAGTACCTCAGGCTCATAAGTATCATTTTTGTTTGAATCATTTGTTTGTGTCAAATTGTAGGTCACTTTAGAGTATTAACTATAAAGAAGGTAATAATGACTTTATTTCAATAATCAAAACTGTCTTTACCTGTACAATGACATCATACCAGAAGGGTATTCCAATAAGCTACTGAAAGGTTCTGGCAAAATGGCTTGAAGTTTCTTTTTCCCATCATAACCAGTTGCCAAAATAACTACATCAGCCTCTGTTTTAGTGTTGTCATCAAATTCAACCCCATCATTTGAAAACCACCACTTTGATGCTCTTTTgaagatgatttttcctttgtCAGCTTCATGGAAAAAACTTTCTGGTGTTATAGCTATTTGACAAGATGCAAAATCTTCCTCAAAAGGGTGATCTGGTTTCAGTCCATACTTCTCCATTGGCTGTTTCCAAAGTAAGTAGGACTCTATGAATTTTGAAATCCCACGCCTCTGTTCAATGTCATTCATTCAACAAAAAAACTAAGTAAATAAATCTTTGGTAATTACTAAAAAAATTCATAAACAAAATACATCTTTAGTTTACCATTGGAGATAATAGGAGGCATAAAAGGGATTTGAGTAAACCCTGATTTGGTGTTTGATGAAGGAACTGTGCAGATCTTGTTGCATAGAACAAGAAAAATGGTACTCCCCACATCTGATAATGGGGAAGTGTCCAATGCAAACTCCTTATTATTATTGTGCATGGTTGCCCTTCAGGTCCTTCATAAACAAGTTACAACAACCCTTCTTATTATCATCTTTCAAATTTAACAGTGGAAAAGACaataaaatgataaaaaataAGCCAATGTATGTTATTTTTTGGTTTAATAGTCTAGTGGTTGGAATGAATGTTCTTATAATGACCTGGTCGgtcaaaaataaaataaaaaaaagacCCAAAAAGACATTGACAACAACAACAAAACCTTATCCTACTAGGTTGGGTCGGCTACATGGATACTCTTGCCATAAGTTCTATATAGGACCATGCTTCTATCCAAATCATTAATCTCAAGATCTTTTTTAAAAATTTCTCTTATAATCTTTCTAGGTCTTCCTCTTTCTCGAATTGTCTGTCTTCTCTTTATCTAGTCTACTCTCCTCAATACAGAATCTACCTGTCTTCTCTCTACATGTCCAAATCTCCTAAGTCTATTTTCCATCATCTTCAATACTAAAATGCATAAACTTGCAAAGTTGTAATTATTTAAGTTAAAGAAAGAGTCATAGTAAAAGTTAATGCAAGATAATCTAACAAAGGATCATCCCTCCTTAAAAAATTAACAAAGACTAAAGTAACCAATCAATTAACGCACGGTGCACCGCTTGTAATAAGTGTTTTTTTTAATCCAACACTTGTAATAATTTATTAGGAAAGCTTGATATTTTTTTGAACGTAAACAAATAATTGAAGTTTGGATAAAACGTATATGAAATCTGACAAATAATTGctataaaatattaataaaagAAAGGCTAATGTTATCCTGTACTACCttaagaaaaaaaaaaaaacacacatatatatatatatatatatatatatatatatatatatatatatatatatatatatatatatatatatatatatatatatatataattacaaCTTTGCAAgtttattatatatatatatatatatatatatatatatatatataataataataataataatatataataataataatatataaaaacCATGTTAGAACATTTGATGTTACCTTGGTTTGCCTGTGCACACTCGAGAGCTAGATCAATAGCTGATTTTTTGTAACCAACGACAACAACCTTTTTTCCTTTAACAAGGTCACTGGTAGCTTCTTTGTCAAGTTTACAATAATCAATGCTATGCAGAACCTTTCCATTGAACACCTCAGGTCCCTTGTTCCGTGGAAATGTTGGCATCAATGGTATGTCACCATATTTTCCAGTGCAAATCACTACAAACTCGAAGTGGTACAGCTGAAAAATTAAGTAGCCAAAGTAAAATAATTTGCTGTTGTTAAGGATTATGTTCactttattttttttgttttccaTAGTTTTTCTCTATCAAAATTCTTAtgttgtcaatgtcgcaatcaaATGTGGTTAAGTTAGTCTTATGATTTTAACCGCGACCACATCATGGTCATAAAACATAATTTGCATGCATTGTTATTTTCCAAAAATATTATAGGTGACCAGTTTGAAAATAGTTTATGAGTTGACAGTGAATAAAGACCTGAATCGTGTCTGATTCATTACTCTGAACAGAGAACTCCCACATAGGACGACCAGAAAGTGGATTTCCACTGTCACGATGTAGTCGTCCGAAATCAAAACCTTCTTTATCACCAATAAATTTGATTTCCACGACTTTGGAATTGAACTTAACATACTTAAACAAATCAAAATGAACTGCATAAGTATGCAAGTATTCCAAAATCTCAGCATAGGTAGGGTAATCAGAACTCTCTCTCTTAGGCCAAGGGAAATCACTGAACTCATAGTTCCATGTTTGTGATTGAAGCTTAGTACACCTATAGGAACAATGTCTCCAAACACCACCAATTGAGTCAGTGGCTTCAAAAACAACAGGGTTGTAGTTCGATAGTTGTTTCGCTACGGCTAAACCACTCACTCCAGCACCTATGATTCCAATTTTAGACACCATAACTGGTGGGTTGTCTTGGCTAGCCATAGGGCTGTGTAGTGGAAAAATAAGACTATTGTTTTATTTTGCAAAATGCGTGTGACTATGGACAGTGTGAGGAGTGAAAGGGTTTTCTTATTACTATATATAGAAGAGAAATCATATATCACTATATTTTATTACATTCTTTTATTATTGGTGGGTTGTCTTGGGTGGCCATGTGTTTTCTGTGTGAGTATGGAAAGAGGATTAGGATTAGTATCTATATAATTGTAGAAAATTTTAATTAATCATATCCCACACTAATGGGTAATTCCATCACATTTTTCAAGGAGTACAAACAAAATCCACTGACACCTTTTTTGACACTTTTTTAATCGATAGAATACATACAAACCTCACCATTTTAATATGCATATCTTGCAATAATGTGGCATGACATACAAAGTTTCAGcaaataaaagaaaaatgaaGTTGCTGATAAACATTTCTAAAGTGGCCACATTTCTAATTGTAGAAGTACAATATTGTATTGAGCatatttaaattaataaaatgtTATAAAGTTTTATactttgaaaagaaaaaaaaagaaaaaaaaaatcgAAATGAGTGTTCCTAAAAGCCCAACGCACCTTGAAATCTAAATAAAATATTGGTTGAGGGATTAAGTAAAAAAAATCTAATACATTTTAGTATTACATTTTCAAATAAGAAAAAAAGACATTTTAAATTTGATATGAAGCGGCCTTAAGTAAACTCTAATATAGTTTAATACTACAATTTCCTCAAGAACTTAAACCCACAACAATAATTAAAATTAGAGGCCTTAACCCTAAAGACAATATTTTCCTCAAATAATCAAAGGATTAGACTCATACATTTTAAATGTAGAGAAGTGAGAATCCTAAATTTGAATACATACTTTTATATATCAATTTCCTATAACTATCTACTGAATTATTGTAACATTTAAACTTATTTTAGATTTTTTCTCGAATAGTGTGACCTAAGATAGAAAATCATAAAATTATTTGAATATTCATTAAAGACTTGAAAAAGATTACAATAAAAATTCAACTTTTGAAAGTTACAACATTTAATGTCAAAATCTTAAACTCTTAAACTCTAGATTAAATTGCTGatgatttaattgaaatacactgacagaGTAATGagattttacaccgtcagttaatcttagatgttggatattaaaataagttttatttttattttaaaaatctataaagtaatacaaacgggtgatggtgatgaatcgacagtgtaaatttttttacactgacagtgtatagcaattaatcttttatatatatatatatatatatatatatatatatatatatatatatatatatatatatatatttgtgcAATTACTTGAAAACATATTGAGTATGGAATTGCGTAACAAAATTATATAAAAGTTTTATTGTGATCGATTATAAGAACATAGGAGTTATATAAAAGTTTTGTTCTAATCATTTGAAAAAACATAAGAAATCTCAATAACATGTGATCATTTAAAAATGTAAGAAATTTGAATATTACATCTCTTTTACTAAATTCTCTTGCTCTTATTATTTTTATAGTGAGTACAAAAAACATTGTGGTCATTTGAAAAATCAATGTGAGCTATTTAGGGGTGTAATTGGTTCGGTTTGGATCGATTTTTGATCAAAAAATTGTACAAACTGATGATATCTTTATCGGTTTGGtttgatttgatttttattatttttttaaaataaaatcaaactaAACTAACTGGTTTGATTCGGTTTGGTTGACCAGTTTACAGTTTTTTTCTTATAAATATTATATTCATTTATATATATTTTGCTATCATGTTTTAGTGTATTTTATCCTACTATTATTTTTCAAATAATGCATTTTATATAATATATTTCATGCTCTATTTTTCAAACAACTTACAAGTTTGTCTTAATCCTTACAAAGCATTGACACAATTTTCATTGCATCATTAAGTTCACTATCGAATACAAAAGTTGGTACTTGACATGAGAAGGTTGAAAAGGGATTTGAAATGTTAACAAATAATacaaaacaataaaaacaaaagGTTTTAATACACGTAAATTAACATGCTTCACATCTCAAACATACATCAAAATTATTTTGTAACTAAACTATAAGGAAATTCGTTGAAGAAGAAACATAAAAGGTAAAAAAAAGATGAAAACTAATGAAGAGAACTTGAATATGAATAAGGCAACCATAACCTATAAGAATGTTGTTGGTGACAAAAACAGTGGTGACGGACAACCAGAGAAGCAGTTTGGTGAGAGCAAGTTTTTATGGCTTATGATTTCTATTTTTTATGTTTGGACTTTGGTTTTGCCTACATACTTTGTTAAAAGAAAGAAAGTGTAAACAAATATGGAGAAGTATTTGGCCGATATAAAATTTGGGTTAATAATGGACTAGATAAAAGATTGAGTATGTATTTATAGTCATCGGCTTGGTTCATCGTTTGACGGTTCCTAAAAATTAAAATCGAGAATCGAACTAAACTACCTCAATTTTTATTGGTTTGGTTAGGTTCAAAACTCGAAGAAAAAAAACAATCGGTTTTTTAgatttggtttggtttggatTGTCGGTTTAATTGGTTTTTTCTGATCCACTTACACCCCTAGAGTTATCTCATAAAATAGATTTATTGATACTCCACTTAATTTATTGATAACCCACTAAGaactactccccagcagagtcaccacttaatttatgtagcggtaaattcatgaccatcaagctatggataaacttggcgtcaataaaactagagtcgccaccgtgtttttattgttttcaaaggaaaaggaaaagtacgaacaaaaaccaaaggtaagaagttttcaaatcaaaactaataaaatgtcagagattacatgtaagggggttggttacacagaggaaaggtgttagcacaaaaaatatcctaggtactcctagggagtcctttttgtgtgcatatgtttttgggtataaatgatgtttgacAAAATataaagtgtggggatgagaaaagaattcattgattatatttttgtgtttgacaagaccttcgatcttgtgtctacgtaccaacataaaaatgaaggatcaaaacctcgtagttagtagtaaaaatttcaaagaaagttggtgaattgattttaacaaaaaagTTTAAGTAAAATGGCATAAAAGTCAAAGATTTGAATGAGATTGTTAGTTCTTTATGCCTTTTGAAGTTTAAGttaatatggttaagtttatttacaaatttgattaagaaaagatttaaaaatccattggcataaggccaaagtttttaatcattaaaacatgtctaagttaaaaaacacgaaacaaagaaagttttgaaaagagggagagattttgaaatttaagaagtgggaggagataaagagactatcctaagcaaaaatttaaaagttaagagttgaaaaaatctgaccaatgggatgcaatccaacagagaagaatgtcatatagaaacccattttcctttggactttgaccAAACAATAAATAATATCCAGGCATCATAATAGGTATTGTCGGAATTTGTCAAATGCATAAACCACAACCAATAACTCCTTCTCAGTAGTTgcatagttcatctgtgcagggttTATCACATGACTAACATAGTAAATGACATGTAGCAACTTCTCTCTCCGCTGTCCTAGAACTGCCCCTACAACTATATCACTAGCATCAAACATGATCTCAAACGGAAGAGACCAATCGGGGGCAATAACAATCGGCGTTGAAActaatttgttttttaatatcTCAAAAGCTGTGGTGAATTCTTCATCGAACATAAAAACCTTATCATTGACCAATAGAGTGGTCAGCAGTTTTGCTATTTTAGAGAAATCCTTTATGTACCTGCGATAAAAACCCGCGTGTCCTAAGAAACTTTTGATACCTTTCTCGTTAACCGGAGGTGGGAGTTTAGATATCACTTCCACTTTTGCTTGTCGACTTCAATTCTCTTGtaggaaattttgtgacccaagactattccttctcgtaccatgaaatgacatttctctCAATTCAGAATTAAATTTGTTTCCTGCCACCTGTCTAAAACAAGAGAAAGGTTAGTTAAACAGTTATCAAACGAGGATCCAAAGAccgaaaagtcatccatgaacacttccatatgcttttcaagcatgtcagGGAAGATGGAAGTCATGCAACATTGGAAAGTGGCTGGAGCACTATACAACCCGAATGACATTCTTCTGTATGCAAACACGccataagggcatgtgaatgGTGTCTTCTCTTGGTCTTCCGGAGAGACAACAATATGATTATACCCGGAGTATCCATCTAGAAAACAATATTAGTCATGACCGACTAgcctttccaacatttgatcaatgaatggtaactGGAAGTGGTCCTTTCTAGTCGGGATGTTTAACCTCCTATAGTCAATACACACGCGCCAACCTGTAACTGTCCTTGTAGGGATTAACTCATTCTCGTTTCTTATGACAGTGGTCCCTCCTTTTTTTGGAACCACATGCACCAGACTCACCCACAAGCTGTCAGATATAGGATAGATAAGACTTGCGTCTAACAATTTCACCACTTCTTTCCGAACTACTTCTTTCATTGCTGGGTTGAGTCTTCTTTGAGGTTGGACCACCGGTATGTGGTCGTCTTCCGtgagaattttatgcatgcatACTGTAGGGCTAGTACCTTTCAAGTCATCAATTGCACATTCGATagcatttttgtatttttttaggACTTGGATGGGCTTTTCTTCTTGGATGTTCTTGAGGCTCGAATTTATTATAGTAGAGCATTTACTTTTAGAACcgagaaagacatatttgagattcTCGGGAAGTTGTTTCAACTCCGTCCCCTTGGACTCTTTATTTTTCTCACTAGTTTGAGGTAATCGtaaatcttcccaccggtgtggtcaAGATCCTTTCCAAGGGGGTTGTGCGTCCATCATGGCCAACACTTCGGATTCCCCGTTGTCCACATCTTTATCACGGTAAAAAATGGACAAACTTAACACTCTTTTCAAAGGTAATTGTGGTGTATTCAAAGGACTATCATACATAATCACTTGATCCATAACCTCTATAGTATGACTGGTGTaaatatcatctttgtatttcatGGTGTTTCGAACGTCAATTTTTAATTCCTCCTCATAAACTTTCAAAGTCATAATACCTTCTTCTATGTTGATCAAGCATCTTCCCGTCTCTAAAAAGGGTCTCCCAAGAATGAGAGGAATCTCTTCGTCTCCAGGCATTTCTAGAATCACGAAATCCACCGGGAATACAAACTTGTCAAATTTCACTAGAACATCTTCAACAATACCATAAGGTTTCTTAACCGAACGATCTGCGAGTTGGAGTGTCATCTTGGTATCTTGCACAACCCCTATACCCAgcttcttgtaaatggataacggCATGAGACTCACACTGACTCCTATATCAATAAGAGCCTTTTTGAATGACGTATCTCCTGTAATGACCTTGAATTTATATCTCCTCAAACAGTTCAAAAATGGACTTACCAGATCTTAAAATTGTTTCCTCCTAAAACCTTAGAGGGAAACCTTGGCCATTCGTTCTAATCTCTAAATCCTTGGGTGATTATAATGAAACCAAGCCTTTTGA from Lathyrus oleraceus cultivar Zhongwan6 chromosome 1, CAAS_Psat_ZW6_1.0, whole genome shotgun sequence includes:
- the LOC127136208 gene encoding probable flavin-containing monooxygenase 1 — its product is MASQDNPPVMVSKIGIIGAGVSGLAVAKQLSNYNPVVFEATDSIGGVWRHCSYRCTKLQSQTWNYEFSDFPWPKRESSDYPTYAEILEYLHTYAVHFDLFKYVKFNSKVVEIKFIGDKEGFDFGRLHRDSGNPLSGRPMWEFSVQSNESDTIQLYHFEFVVICTGKYGDIPLMPTFPRNKGPEVFNGKVLHSIDYCKLDKEATSDLVKGKKVVVVGYKKSAIDLALECAQANQGPEGQPCTIIIRSLHWTLPHYQMWGVPFFLFYATRSAQFLHQTPNQGLLKSLLCLLLSPMRRGISKFIESYLLWKQPMEKYGLKPDHPFEEDFASCQIAITPESFFHEADKGKIIFKRASKWWFSNDGVEFDDNTKTEADVVILATGYDGKKKLQAILPEPFSSLLEYPSGMMSLYRGTVHPLIPNMAFVGYVESVSNLYTSEIRSMWLSGLLANKFKLPTADKMLSQTIKDMETMKNSTRFYKRNCITTFGINHNDEICEDLGWNTWRKKSLIKEAFTPYTAFDYKKED